Genomic DNA from Prunus persica cultivar Lovell chromosome G1, Prunus_persica_NCBIv2, whole genome shotgun sequence:
GTATTTCCttcataaatattttagtGTTTGCATATAATGAGTCAGAAAACCTACTAGCCAACTGAACTCTGATATGGTACAATGAAAGCTAActggaaaacaaataaattgaaattacaTATATACCCATGACgctttgtttctctctctctgacctTTCTCCACATTTCAACTCTGATAATAGTAGATAGTGACTCAGTGAGTGGTAACAATTTacagaaggagaaaaaagaagaagaaagtttgagaacaaaagtaaaattacATTTCTGTagagtagagagagaaagaggaggaCTCAGAAATATTGAATGGTATCGGCAAGGCAATTTTGCCATTACGCACGACGAGCGAACCAAATTGTTATCCTCATCGTCCTCCTTTCTTTCTACACTAAAAAAGAAACTGAACTgggcaacaacaacaaaaacaaaaaacaaaaaatctaaaatcGAAAccgaaaacagaaaaaagaagagaaaataaggAACAATGAGAAACCTCGCTAGCTATTTATTAGTTACACAAGCAAGCAGCAaagaactctctctctctctctctctctctctctctctctctctctctctctctctctctctctctctctctctctctctccatattGCAATAACAACAAAGGGTTGGGGGCTTTATATAATGGGGGTGGTGTCTTTGTTCAACttattttatctaaaaaaatGGGGTGGAGATGCCCGCATTGACATTATCGTGTGCCTTGCTTAACAAGGCTGGTgtcttttatataaataaaagaataaaaaataatgaagttTGTCTGTCATCTTCCTTTGCAGCCGACCAAACATAACAGGTAGGGGTCATCATTTGGCCCACAGCATGTGGCTCGAAGTGGGTAATCTGAGGTTTGACTGGTTAACATCTGGCCAAATTTGATAATTGAGCCTATTCGATCCAGCCCATTCTAAAATTGAATAGAATTTGAGCTTAGCATTGAAATTCTTGGCCCAAGAGCCCGCCTAGGCccgactccacccaccataaataaataaataataaatactaATAATAGTATAGAATTATTATAGACATACAAATATTCAAAGAAACAAGCCCATtgtaataaacaaaaagaaataatgtacaaattttacagtgatgcactcaataaatttttttttaaaacttaatcaaaataatataatatattttatgaattaataaatttattgttatattttaaatatatagttttaaaaatttgttatctttaattgttataaattaataagttaaaattttttatCGTTGTCtaaaaatttgtaataaaaagatatataaaacaaactttaaaaaaaagtattaaaaaataaaataaaaggatcGGCCTTTCTAGGCCCATCGGAGGCCCGATTCGGAAAGCCAGCCAAGGCTCAGCCTAACAGACAAGCTCAAGCCAAAGCTTTTGAAATCTCAGCCCGGCccaactcaaaaaaagaaaaatccagaCAAGGCTCGCCCAGAGCCCAAAAATTTCAGACCGGTCTAGGACGACTCAATAACAAACCCTAATCACAGGTCCTTTAGCTTATATAAAGGCTTCATATCTTCACTGTTATAAGTCGAGAAGAAGTGAAGCACACCAACTGAGAGAATAAAGAGAATAGGGCAGAgaggaaggaaagaagagaGTGAGGGGGAGAGAAGAGAGCGGAGAGAAATTCtctaagagagaaaaattaatgAGCTAGTGagattgtaaacactaaagttgtagtcatattattttacatagtgaaaaagttattgTTGTTGCTCTTCAAGGACGTGGGCAtggccgaacctcgttaaatatcATGTCTGAtttactttacgtgcagcacAATATTCTCACATATACCATCCATTTCACAACAATAgtgaatattttgtttatacaatgaaaagaaaagtggaTGTAagcattaataattaataataaagtaaGTATGATTGCTCCCTCTAAAACAAAACGTGCTTGTGCTTCAGATGAGTTTCTAAATGTGGAAACAAATATTTTAGTACCCGGTTTACAAATTTCTtagattaaataaaacaactctCTTTTTATCTGCAATAACTATCACCATTTTTCATCCTCCTCTAACTGCTTCTTCTAGCATAGATGTAGATAAAGCCAAGATGGGGGCTATGTAGGCTGATGCATGCCCACCCCTCAAAACGTCGGCGTTTCTCTTCGACCATCACAATCAACATCGGCAGCAGCTCTTCGGGACCAACCCAAAATAAGACCTCAAGTGCGAGATAACTactcttaatcacttgaacTTACGAAAGTCTTACACTTCACCTTCATAGGACAATGACATGATAGACAATAATTGCAAGTGAATTAGAAGATAACCCAAAGCCTTGGACCATTTATTTCTTTACGTATTCCAATTTTCATTCTTGTTGATTGTTCTAGACTCCTCGAGTATGatcaactaattaaaaaattattagcaAAGGAAAAAGTTAGGGAGGTAATCTTTAGAAACCAACTTGTACACACCATCTCCCACCTAACAAACGTCACGGGTCTGAGTCACAGGCTTTAGCTTGCCCAAACCTTATCCAATTAATAGTTAATTGATTCGctaattatattaaattaatccTAATCAGAATTCAGAATCACAAAAACCAATAGCAACTCAGATTCTGATACGCTTAATACAAAACTCATTACtgcatatatatttaaaaacttGTACAAAATCGACGGTCAAGATTTCCATGGATCGTTCAAAATACATCATCTCTTACTCTTACCATATTTACATAACTAGGATCAGAATTTGTGGAAACGAAAACGAACAATACAAAGCTTACTGGTTCTGGTTACAAAGTTACTACGATGAAAACTAGAACGACGGAACGACGCCGTACCGGCACAGACGTTCCGCTTCGATTTCCACTTCTGTGCGCTTAGCGAACCTGCCTTTGATTCGCGGTCTCGTCTCCGCATACGCTTTCCTCGAAGCGTAACGTATCGTCTTCTCGAACTTTCGGTTCTTTCGCTTCTCTCTGTACCTCAACACCCTCGCTTCGCGATCAGCCGATGAAATCTGAACCGCCTGATGTGTTGACTCCACCGCCGCGCTCATTGACTTGGTGTAAGGATCGCACACGTCCGTCATCGTCGTGTTGCCATCTGGCACAACGCTAACGTCCATAGACGACGATGATACCTGAGCCGCAAAACACAAGATCAGAGACTCCGATTGAAAatcaataataatttatttagctTCTGTTTGGTTAGTGAGAAAATAAAGTACTTACACTCTGGCTCAGACACTGAGCGTGGAAGCCATAGACGTATGGCTTGGACGCGGCGGAGAAGTCAATTTCGAAGCTGTGGTCATTGACGAGCTGAGGCTGAACGCTTTTGCTCTGAACCGGCACGACGCCGTCTGTACCGCAACTGTTCTGCTCCTGAGCATCTTCAAGCTTCGGATCCACATGCCCGTAGTCCAGATCCAAATACGGATCCATTTCCGGGAGAAAGTACTCGCCCGAGTTCAGATCCGGATTCTCCATTGCCTTCGGATTTGGGAGCAGCCACGAAGCAGCCTCGGCCTCTTCCCTGCTCACCTCAGTCTCTGCGTCTTGACCGTCCACGTCGGAGAAGTAACGGTCGTCGAGGAAGTTGACAACAGATTTGACGACGGGGGCTGAGTTGGCGGCCGAGTTACCCGAGTCGTAGAAGGGCGTCACGGGGACTCGCTCGTGGCGGCGACTAAGAGGGTTGGCCGAGTGGATGTCTCGATCACACGTGACGCAGAGAGCGGCGTCGTCGGCCTTGCACGTTACGTGAGCGGGGGCTTGCTCGCAGACCTCGCAGAGCCAGACTCGGGCGTGGCGGGAAGCGAGCTTGTTGGCGGCGTGGATCTTGGAGTCACAGTTGACGCAGAGGAAGGCTGAGTCAGCTCGGCAGAACAGAGTCGCCGTCGCCGATTTGCACGAGTCACAGAGCTTCGACGCCATAACCCAACGATGCTGTGGTGTAATAAGTCTgataaaaaacacacacagaaactctttctctctctctcttttgtgtGTTCTGATCAAGTGTGTGTCTATCCGGTGGGCCTGGGGATATCTACGGATTGGCCAATGAGGAAGCGATACGTGGATGAAGCTTAGCCAAAAGGTAGGATTGCCGAGTTAAAGTTTGTGTGCTGTCAATTGTCAATTTTAGGTGGAGCCCACGGGCAATGGTCGTCGTTTGCTTATAGGTTTACTTGCCTTGGCTTTTTTCGCACTGTCGTGGTAAGAAGCATGTGTATGTGGGGCCCACAATAATGGTGGGTGGGGACCTTACACGACGCTCTGATCGACCTTTCAATTTCGTAACAAATTGGTGTTATGCAACTGTTACAACTtacactgttttttttttggtgtcaaAAATTACGTtgtgttaattatttttttttgaattaaaaatgatagtaattttatttataatacagaaaaaaatacaaagtagTTACAATGTCAAATATTTACAAATGAAAcaacaataaatatattaaaattctgataaaataaataaataaataaatatttattataatataagtgaatTGATAAGATTATGTGGTgcaaattaaaccaaaaatttACTCCAAGTTGTTGGATGGGAACTTTTATGCtcccctttttgttttctctatcAACGCTATTAATAATGCAACGAGAAAGATAGAGAAAGATGGACAGTAAATAgggataaataaatattttgccTTAGGTGGATATGGAGGGAGCTAGAATGTGTGTATGTGGGTAGGAAAAATTTGAGGTCACATCTGGCTTGTCTTGAAGACTTGCTCTTGGTAATAATTGTATGCCAAAGAGAGTGAGTGATTGAGAGAGGCGAGGTACATTAACTTATAAGTGATTAGGGTTAGGGACCCACCAGCTCTTAGGTTGAACgatgaaaattttattggTGTATTAATAATAACGTTAGTATAGATCATGTCATTGTAGTGTGAAAATTTTACTAAAATTAGGCTTATTTActattttattccttaaaacGGATACTCGTTCTCACTTTattcatttaaattaaaattttctcacttAACGCCCAGAATCCctaaaaattgatgaaattttctCAGTTTACCACTTCCGTCCACAAAATCTTTAAGAGTGCTGACGTGACATAGACATTCTAGTAATTTTATCTATCTATCTTagctcttctctctctctctctctctctctctctctctctctctctctctctctctctctcaatagaGAATATGGGGAGTGGCTGTCGAGGagattgtttttaaattttgagtggtggtggtggtttggGTGTGTTGAGTAATTCCATGGAGGCTTAGGTTTAGGGTGGGGATTAGGTTTGGCGAGAGGaggggagagaagagagaggtagagcaaaaaaaaaaaggcagagagaagagagaatagATGAGGGGGAAGAGGGGTGGGGGTGGGGTGCAATGGAGGTTGGGTTTGGAAAgggagaaaagagagaggcagagggagagagagtgagaagaGATAAGACAATAAGGAGCTAAAATTACTAGAATGTCAATGTCACGCCTCACATTTAACAGTTTTGTGGATTGAAATTGACGAAGGTGgtaaaatgagaaaattttaGCAATTTTCAGAGATTCAAGGGGttaaatgagaaaatttaGTTTAGTGAGACCGAGTGTCAGTTCCAGGGGGGTGAAACAGTTAATAAGCTCTAAAATTATGATACATGTGCACTTTAATACAACATATTATGTTTAGATGTTAAGCCTTCTCTAACCCATTGGGGCCTAAACTGAAATTTCCTCCATCCAAAAAATAACTATTTGGGATTTGCCCGGATTCAAACCATTTGTCCTCCAACCCTCCACACTCAAATATTAAGTtcacaactttattaaattgtttaagaatggtttaagtctaatttttttaatattttttatgactaacttttcttcatttaatctttttaaataactttataatttaattttttgaacaatttgacccaaaaaatctaattttgaTGGATTTGTTACTATGTCGACATACCTTGTGACGCTTGCTTTCTACTTCACAAGAAAACTTCCTTGCAATTGTTTGTCTCCATGTTTCTCCTCTCCAATCTTAACCATCTAAATTCTTTAAAAACAATCCATCGACGATTCTTTAAAcggattttttttgttgctattATGAGTTGATGTGGTTATTTCCATTGTATTTGTAGttgataaaattaaacaatttttatttttaaatacaagcgataatctaAGAGGATGAGTGTTTTTCACACGCACACTACCAAAGTGTAATGGAGGTTCCATTGTGAGACCACTGGTATACAAGTTAAGCCCTGTTGGCATGAAATTAAACAGCTTAGGGCTTCTTCAACCCATTTGGggctaaacccaaattttttccctccaaaaagtaactatttgggttttgccTGGACTCAAATCGTTTTTTCTCCCAACCCTCtggactcaaattttaaatcctcaattttattaaattgtttaagaatggtttaagtctaatttttttttaatggataacttttcttcattcaatctttttaaataacctCATAATTACATTTTTTGAACAGtttgacctaaaaaaattgaaattccacaaatataattttattccaaaagaaaacacacaacataattttaaaagaaaacacaatacTTCAAATTCACCATACATGAAATCCAATAGGAATAAACTAATAACCACCATCGTGGGGGCTTGGATAATAGTCCCTTGAGTTATGTTCAGAATTAACGGTAGACTGTTGACCTTGTGCATGTTCTTGCataatttcatcttgtttATCCCCCCCaatacttcttctttcttggagTAAATTTGGACACGTCCATggacattattttttgttcttgggcttCCGTATCTTGTTGCTTCTGATACGCATAAGCATCAGCTTGATCTTGGACAAACTTGTCCAATATGATGAGCTTTCGTCTCCTATCCTCCTTGAAAACAATACTTTGCTCAACCAATGATTCCAAGTACTTATCCCTTGTTTGTTGAGAAGGGTCAGccatcttccttttttttttttgcagccTTTTGTTTATCTTGCCTCTCAGGCCTTGTACTAGGCATGGTGATATCGTTTGCATCGTTATCCAAATTCACCATACTTGCACTAGCTCTAGAAGAACGTTGTGTGAGAGGCTCATTTATATTGTTCCACTTTGGGCAATCTTTTAAGATTTTTCAAGCATGGTACAACTTGAAAGGCCTATTTGGAGGCTTGTTATCATAAGAAATATCGTTTTCGCATACACGTCCTAtgtatgaaaaaataaatttaagtttggagttgaataaaattacaaatataaatttaaagctttaATAAGAATGGTTACTTACCACATCATGTAGATTTGAGTCACTTTGTGGGTTCGTATTGGCCTTAGTCAATCATGTCTTCCAAAGAGAATGCTGTTGGTTGATAGTCTTGAATCAAAAAGCAATGGCTTGATATGTTCGTTGCTCGGGTCCACTAATGCCCGGATCATTTTTCAGAAACTTTTGATATACACGCTTCCAAAATGTGTCGTTTGCTTGATTGGTGCCAATAGGCCCATCTTCACTGATAGAAACCCACCCTTTGCACAATGCCTCATCTTCTTTGGGCCTCCAATTCACATATCTTTGAGATTTTGGGGACATCTTCAACAAGAATGAAAGGAGATTGATGAGATTgataaaggaaaaacaaattgagaaatatataaaatatttttggttgattATTTGGGAAATGGatgggtatttatagagtttggagtgagttttggggttggatctgatctagattaatttaaaatattattttaactgttagatttaaatttcagccattgaatattttttatatactaTTAAAATAGCTTAGATTTAATATAGATCATTGATTTAAGTTACatttagaataaaaaaaatataataataaacgAATTGAATTGTTGCCGTTAGATTCCAACGACAACTTCACATGAGCGTGACATGTGGCCCGACAAGTTGCCACAAAGTAGTAGCAAAGCAGGAGCCGGGGCCCACATCAGATTCTTTGCACATGAGGGCAACTTCAGATGCAGGTGGGCTCCACGAATAGTTTTGGGTCCAGACAATACTTGGACTGCTATTTTGGTCAAAGTTTgggttttcccaaattttggccCCTTCATTTTCTTGAGTTGTGAGAGTTTTTGGGCTATAATTTCGGATATTTTGGATTTAGCCTCATAGGTTGGAGATGGTCTTAGatcaaaagaagaggaaaataatagaagaaaataatcaaatattttattattctgcATTGCAATTACAGAATTACCCTTGAAAATCCCTAAGGAAACGATTGCTCCTTTTCGTTCTCTTGTTTGGTCAGCCTCTCTGTTACGCTTTCAACTTCTCTCCGGCGCCTCTTTATCTCTCGGCATCGCGGCATAGCTGAACCGCAAAGTAAGTAAATTTATCTTCCTCTTTCCCTTGTTATCTATATCGTTGCCTCTGCCTCTAAAATTAAAACCTATGAAGTgttatttttctcatttttgcaTCACTCATAAATACAGGAGCTTATATCATTCTGATACAGattcaatataaaaaaaaattcttcaacTCTTTTATGGGGTTTTCTTCTGAACTTACTGTTTGTCACGTCTTCTGTAGCTTATTTCTGTTAATGGGTTCTTAAGATTTGATTCAATATAGTTGCTAGGCTTATCACTCTAATTGGGATATTGAGTTTTGAGGAGCAGTGTGATTATAGCTGAGGGATTCAGGAACAAaggagaaacggaaagaaaatttattttggtaTTGGTAATGAGGAAAATTGCGTACTTTTGCATCATTTTGGAGCTTAAGAGGGTTTTGTAGCTCCTCATATCAGATTTTGTAATTGGGATATGGCACTAACTTTTACTTAAATTGGTCGGTAGGACAATTGTTATTGAAATCATACCATATGTTTTGGAAGAAGTGAGTAGGTGCAGATGTCTGTGCTGGAATCAAAGTGCTTCTATTCTAACATTGGATGTTGTTTAAACTTACAGTGGACTTAGTTCAAATGAATTTGGTTTAGCAAACTTGCAGTTTAGCGTATGATTTATCCCTTCCAATTTTGATTTGCACCATCATATTCTTGCAGGTGCCCCCATTACTTTTAGAGTCCTTAAGTAAGAAAATAGTGGGATTAAAAGTATAGCTTAGAGCAACGACTAGGGTGGAGGTAGAGGTAGAGAAAGGGAAGAATGGCAGCCAAGACAATGATGGTGCGTCCTTACGTGTTATCAGCCTCAGCACTAAGTCGTGCTCTGCCATATTTATTTGCTGGACTGAGGAAAAAACAGTTGGTATTTGAGACTCAAAGCATCAGATTGGTGAATAGCAGAACAAGCAGCAATGAACGTAGGAACAATCTGAGATTGGAGCAATATGGTGGTTTGAGGAGATTCACTGCTCGAGCCACAAACTTCAACAATGCTGGCACTTTCGACTCCCCCCTCATGCAATCCATGGAGAACAAAATCAAGGAACAGCTAAATGCTGAATCGGTTAGTGTAAAAGATGCTAGCGGGGATGGTCGGCATGTGAGCATTGATGTTATCTCTTCATCCTTTGAGGGACAATCGGCTGTAAATAGGCAGCGGATGGTGTACAAAGCCATATGGGAGGAACTTCAAACCACAGTGCATGCAGTTGATCAGATGACTACCAAAACCCCAAGTGAAGTTTCTCCTCAGAAATGATATATATCATTATTTGAATCTTGAAGATCAATAACATGCTACGCTCCCTTTGTGGAGTTTCTTTACTGCATTTCTTATGTAACCTCTAATAAGACCTTTATTTGTGAATGTTTTGGATTTATCATCATTGGCGCTAGGCCGCGGGTTAAAATAGGTGCAGCCATTTATGGATTGTGATATTTTGAACTAGTTTTAACGTAGGATTTGGTTGTGGATAAGTCTAACATGACAGAAAGTAAAGAGCAAAAAGATTTCCAATCACTTAATCAGGCTACCAAGGCAAATATTTATTGTCaatatcattattttttacCCGATACAAACGATATTGAGAAAGAAGGAAATGGACACAAGACTTCTGGCTAAGAACGAAATGTCATTTGAGTTCAAGCTTATGAGCTTGGTTTATTGTTAACTATTGATATCAGATTCACCATTAACTTGTGGGGCTCCTCTAATTCTTGCAACAACACGTATCGTTGTCGATGCATCCACCATTGATGTTTCCGCCATATTGTTGAATGCAGGTTAAGATACAGGATTGCTTTGAGCAGTTCATAATTGGAATAGTAGGGAAGGAGCATGTTTGTGCCTCTCCTTGCATTTTACCTAAATATccactccaaaaaaaaaaaaaaaaaaaggctaagacATGTGAAGCCATAAACCGAGCATGAATTCAGATTGTGAACCAAAAAGcctaatatatttattatatataaagaagGACATGCATATACCAAGAGAGAAAACCAAGAGAAGCAAAATAAGCAGAGGGA
This window encodes:
- the LOC18792158 gene encoding protein BOLA4, chloroplastic/mitochondrial, which encodes MAAKTMMVRPYVLSASALSRALPYLFAGLRKKQLVFETQSIRLVNSRTSSNERRNNLRLEQYGGLRRFTARATNFNNAGTFDSPLMQSMENKIKEQLNAESVSVKDASGDGRHVSIDVISSSFEGQSAVNRQRMVYKAIWEELQTTVHAVDQMTTKTPSEVSPQK
- the LOC18789515 gene encoding zinc finger protein CONSTANS-LIKE 4, with amino-acid sequence MASKLCDSCKSATATLFCRADSAFLCVNCDSKIHAANKLASRHARVWLCEVCEQAPAHVTCKADDAALCVTCDRDIHSANPLSRRHERVPVTPFYDSGNSAANSAPVVKSVVNFLDDRYFSDVDGQDAETEVSREEAEAASWLLPNPKAMENPDLNSGEYFLPEMDPYLDLDYGHVDPKLEDAQEQNSCGTDGVVPVQSKSVQPQLVNDHSFEIDFSAASKPYVYGFHAQCLSQSVSSSSMDVSVVPDGNTTMTDVCDPYTKSMSAAVESTHQAVQISSADREARVLRYREKRKNRKFEKTIRYASRKAYAETRPRIKGRFAKRTEVEIEAERLCRYGVVPSF